TCGAAACTTATCACGGTGACCAGCGTGAACCGCTGATACTTTTGGGAGACCGCGCCGTTCCGGTTGTGCTTCAACGCATCCGCGACAAGAAAATGCCTCGCCGACGAGCAGCCATAAGATTTCTTGGAAACGGCAAGTACCCGAGTGCGCTCCCTGTGCTTCAGGAATTGTACTCCGATACGACTGATCCGGACAGAGATGTGTTGCTCACAGAAATCTTCAGAATTGACCAGTCGGAAGGGTCTCGGCTGGCGATGCTTGTAAGGAATGACAAAGGCGATCTCGGAAAGTCGGCCCGTGACGTGATCGTCCGGGAGAGGTATCTGCTTAAACGAAGGAGCTTTTTCGAGGCTTGGTTGGCGTACCAAGGATTGGAACCAAATGATTGAGCCGGTCCCCGAGCCGCAAATTAGTTTTTGACACAGGATCATCTGGGCAGCCCGCGCGTGGTGACGACCCAGAACGGCCTCCGGATTATGGATTCGCGATTTTGGATTTTGGATGTGCACGATCCGGTAGAGATAGCCAGATTTTGACGGAGGGAATATGAATAATGCGAAACGTTACATTGTGACAGGAATAATAGTTGTCGGGGTTTCCTATTGCTTGTTTCTGATCGGATCGAGCTTTGGAAGGACCGAAGATCCCGCACAGGTAGTGCGACTTTACTTCCAGCTTTCCGAAGCAGGAGATCTTGAAGCTATCAGACCGCTCGTGACCGGACTGCCGCCTGAGTACTACGTGGCATTTGACAAACACGTCAATCTGCTGCGAAGGCAAGCCGGGCAAACAGTTGATGATACGAACGACTTCAAATACGATCCCGACATACCTGTCCGTGGCAGGTCCCAGACAACAACAGCCGAGATCGAGTCAGTGACGCCCATTGCCGTTGGGTGGCCCAATACGATTCGGCGAAATGGCGAGTATATCGAAGAGGTTACGAATGTTTGGACTGTTGGAAAAGAGGCCCGCGTTCGGGTACGGGTAAAGTCCCGGCATTCGTCGACTTTCAACGGGGAACGAGTTTGCCTGCTTTATAAAGCCGACGGGGTTTGGAAGATGATTGACATCGAGACAATGGAGTTGGCACCAGTTTACGGTATGCCAAACGAGTAGTTTTATGGACCTGATCGGACGCAGAGAAACTCGAGTTT
The DNA window shown above is from Acidobacteriota bacterium and carries:
- a CDS encoding HEAT repeat domain-containing protein yields the protein MKSMLIKRGVWIAVLLLVSLSIASCSEREPLSELPADFETYHGDQREPLILLGDRAVPVVLQRIRDKKMPRRRAAIRFLGNGKYPSALPVLQELYSDTTDPDRDVLLTEIFRIDQSEGSRLAMLVRNDKGDLGKSARDVIVRERYLLKRRSFFEAWLAYQGLEPND